ATTATATCGGTCTCAACTGTTACTACCCGCTCAGTGAAAAGGAGAACGCCAGCGATGCCGATCTCGCAGCCGGCGCCACGGCCGTGATGGAGAAGGTCGCCGCTGTGGCCCGGCGTTTTCGCAAGCCGGTGTTGTTCACCGAGGTGGGGTTCACCAGCACGGCTGCGCCCTGGCGGCAGCCGCATGCCGATGGTCGCGGCCGGCCGCTGAATTTGACGGATCAGGCGCGCTGTTATGAAGCCGTGTTGCAGGCACTCGCCGGCAAGTTTTGGTGCCGCGGCCTTTACTGGTGGAAGTGGCCGAGCGATCTCACGCAGGGCGGGCCGCAAGACACGCAATTCACACCCAACAACAAACCGGCGGAGCAAGTAGTGGCGCGGTGGTATCGCCACGGTCTGGCAGCGCCGGCTGAGTGACGGGAGGAGTCGCATGTCTCAGCGGCGCAACCCGTGCCACCGCCCGGGCGGTGGCATGAAGATGCTGCCGATGTTTTCCGCCAGGCCGCTCGAGACCGAAGGCCTGCGGAGCAAAATTTCGCGGGCGTGATCGTTTTTTGCCGTGTGGCTGTGCCTGTCCGCTTGGGCCGCCAGCACGATGAAAATGCCGCACCGCCCTCTTGTCTGCCTGCCGGCGGACAGTCTGCGCCGGTGTATTTTCATGCAGACAGGCGCGGTCGCCACCGTCCGGGACATTTGTTACTATTTTGCCAGCAACATCTTTTTCACAGCCATGTTTTCACCGGCCTCCACCCGCAGCAGATAAATGCCGCTGCCTGCAGGATGGCCGGCGGCATCCCTGCCCTGCCACAGCAAACTGTGCCGCCCCGCCGGCTGCCAGCCGTCGAACAGGGTCACGACTTCGCGGCCCAGCACGTCGAAAATGCGGATGGTCACATGCCCGGCTTGCGGAAGATCATAAACGATCTTGGTCGCGGGATTGAACGGGTTGGGATAGTTCTGGGACAGGGCAAACACCGCGGGCCAATCGCCGCCGGGATTCTCCACCACCGAAGTGATGGGCGGCAATTGCACGCGCTCCGCCTCTTTTGAAATCACGAAAATGGCCGTGCCGGAGGCGGGCAGCGTCACGTTCACCGCGGCCAATGCCGCGCCGGAGACGGTTTGCTGCGTATCGTTGTAGAGATCATTGAGGTAATACGTCCCGCCGGCCAGCAGACCGCCGGTGAATTTGAGCAAATTGGCGGCGGTCAAATCCAGGGTTACGGATTTCTGCGCTGCCGCGAAATTGACCACGGTCAGGCCGTTGTGATCGGGATAGGGTCGTGCGAAGGCATACACCAGGCCGTCGCCGGTGTTCACGCGAATGAAGTCCGGCTCATCACTACTGTTGACGTTGAAATCGCGGTTGGTATCCTGCTTGTGCTGGTGAAAGGCGGGGAATTGTGCGCGGATGTGCGCGAGCTTTTGATAATGAGGCAGCAGCAGGGCGCGGCCGCTGAAGTTGAAATCCACCACCCGCCGCACGCGGTCTTCCTCGTCGCCGGGGAGGCCTTTGCCGTAGCCCACCTCCTGCCCCTGCATGATGCCGGGCAGGCCGGGCGCGGTGAAAAGCACGCTCGCCATCGGCATGGTTTTCTCGAAGGAATCATAGCGGTAGGTGATGCGATCTTCATCCTGTGTTTCCATGAAACGGAAATAGTGGGAGTTGGTGCCGGGATAGAACTCGCCGTTGAGCAGTTCATTGTGCAGATTGTTGACGGCCGTGGCGCTGAAGCCGAAACTGCGAATCTGGTTGAAATAGAGCTTGAAGTCATAGGCGGCGTCGACCCCGCCGTCGCGATCGGCGTAAATCACTTCGGTGCCCGGGCCGGTGCCGTCGTCTTCGCCGAGCAGCAGGAGGTCGGGTTTGATTTTCTTGAGCGCGGCGCGCAGCGGCCGGTCGAACAAGGTCTCGCCGTAGCGGCGATGCGGCCCCCAGTAAACATCCAGGCGGTAGCCATCCAGGTTGAATTCCAGCAGCCAGTGCTGCATCACCTCGAGCATGTAGCTGCGGGCATCGAGGTCGCTCCAGTCCCAGTTCAGCAACTGCTCGCTGAAACCGCTGTAGTAGTAGAAGCCGAAGGCATCAGCCGACTGCCCCAGGCCGTTGGTGTTGTGCGGAATGTTGCTGTGCTGATAAAACGGCCAGTAGGGGGAATCAATGCCGTGCAGCCGCGCATGCTCGGCAAAGGGATGGAAGCGGCTGCTGTGATTGGGCGTAAAATCGAGAATGACTTTCAGGCCCAACTCATGGGCGCGCACGATGAAATCTTTGAAGTCCTGATTGCTGCCATATTCCGGTGCGACGTTGTAAAAGTCCACGATGTTGTAGCCGATGCCGTAGCGATTGTCGATGGGAAAGGCGTTGTCCATCACCGGCAGAACCCAGAGCACGCTGAAACCGAGGGCTTTGATCCTTTCGAGAAACGGCAGGGCGGCCTTGATGGTGCCGGCGGCGGTGAGGCCTTTGAAGAACATGATGTAGATGCGGGCCTGGCGCACCCAGGCGGGGTTGTTGCGGGCCGTGTTGAGGGTGATTTCGCCGGAGGGTGCGACGGTGACGAACTGCCGGCTCCAATCCTGATTGCCGTCAGGGTCGCGCGCGGTGAGCGTGAAGAAATATTCCCCCGGCAGCCGCGGCCGGTTCACTGTCACCACCGCGCCGCTTTGGCCGTTGACGCCAAGCAGCGCCGGATTGTCAGCATCTTCCTGCCAGGTGAATTGCAACAGCGCCGCCTGGCCGGGATCCGGATCCGTGCTTTGAAAAGCCTGCAGCCGCAGGTCGCTGCGGCTGGTGTCAAAGGTGATCACCGCCACGGGACGGTGATCGACAAGCCGCTTGATCAACACCGGCGAGGAGAGGTGCACCACCCCGCCGGGTGCGGCCTCAAAGCGGAAACTGTTGTCACCTTCCAGCAACGCCAGCGTGGTGTCGAACTTGCCGGCGTTCATGCTCACCCGCCAACGGAGTTCATTCTGGTACAGCACGCCGCTGCTGAGCGCGTGGTCGAGGGAGCCATCGGGTTGGTAGACTTCCCCGCGCACGCGCCAGCTTGCCTTGCGCGTGGTCGCCGGCTGCGTCAGAATCTGCACGACATCGCCCAGCACTTCGAAAGTCGTGCTGTCGGTGGTGAGACTGCCGGCGGTGTTGCGCACCGAGAGTTTCAGCGTGTGCCGGCCGTTGCTGAGCGGGGTGGCGGGCGTGAAGCTCAACAGTTTGTTGTTGGGATCGTAGAAGGATTCGAGATTGGTGTAGGCGGTGCCGTCAATCTCCAGGCGCAGGCTGGCGGGATCGAGGGCATGCTGGCGCGAGGGAAAAATGTAGGCGGTGATGCGCGGCAGGCGCGCCTTGACCACGCCGGCAACCGCGTTCGGCAGGAGGTAGTGAATCGTCGGGCTTTTGACATAAAGGATCGAATTGTTGAAGTCGGAGGGATTCTGCCGCGGATTGAGCGGATCCGACCGCCAGCCCGAGCTGGTGCCGTTTTCGTTGAATTTGTACTGATAGGCGCCCGGCACACGCCCGCCACTCGCCGGTCCGCCCACACGCAACCGCACGGTCTTTTCCCAGCGGCCGGCTGCGGCATTGAAGGTCATGCGGGAAGGCGCGTTGGGTGCAATCACGCCACTGCTGTTGGGCCCCCAGTTGTTGAATTCGCCGGGAAGAAAAACCACGCTGGGATTGCCGGTGGGTTTGTAGTAGAAGAAGACATCGACGCTGTCGGATTGGGCGCGGCCGGCGGGCGACAGCAGCAGCAGAAGCACGGCGGTCAAAACGGGCAAACGTAAACGGCACATGAGTTCCTCCGAAAGGATTTGGCATGCCAACATGCGTGCAGCAAACCACGCGCTCGCTCTGGACAAGGTCGGAACGGACACGCCGCAGCAGGGCTGTTCCGGCGCTTGATGCAAAACCCGCGGGAGTATGATTGGTGTCCAGACAAAGCGTCCCGGCGCTCCGCCCCAAAGCCGGCGCACGTCGAAATAAAAATGATCCGGTTTATGAAGAAGCGCCCGGGCGCCGGCAATTCTGATGATGCGTTTGCAGCAACGGCCCGGTCGTTGCGCCACACTGCATTCCCCGCCCGTCGCAGCGCATGAACTCGAGTGCAACCATGCCGAAATCCGGCCCCGTCTCCTTCACGGCACGCGTCAAGCAACGGCTCAGGAAGATTCCACGCGGCAAAGTGGCCACCTATGGCCAAATCGCCGCGCTTGCCGGCAGGCCGCGGGCCGCCCGGCAAGTCGCCTGGATTTTACATTCCTCGGCGGAAAAGGAACGGCTGCCGTGGCATCGCGTCATCAACCGCTTCGGCAGGATTGCGCTGCCTCACCTGCAGGGTTACGAACGGCAGCGTGAGTTGCTGCGCCGCGAGGGCGTGGCGTTCGGCAGGGGTGAGGTCATCGATCTCGAACGCTTTCAATGGCGGCCGCGGCCGGTTCGGCCACGCCGGTGAAAGCCGCGGATGTCACTCGCTCTTCACCTGCACCCGGTCGAACCAAATCACGCGCTTGCCGTCATGCGAAACCCGTCGCAGCGAAAGCGTCACCGCGCCGAAAGCTTTGTAATCCTGCCAGAAATAGCCGCCTTCACGCCCGCTCTCCAGTTGGTAGCGCCAGCTTTGAATACGAAAACTGACGGGATCGATGGCGAGCCAGTACTGATCGCCCGGCGTCAGACCCACACCCGCGAACGACAGATGCAACACCCGCACACGCTTGCCCTCGCTCTTTTCCGCCGGCATTTCCCGGAGGTTGACGCCGGGATCGAACAGCTTGAATGGCATGATCAGCCAGTAGGTGTCGTTGATGAACAGCGCATAGCCGCGCTCGAGCATCTGTCGGACGGTGGAGTCCGCCGGCGTCCGGCCATCGATCGACACCGTGCCGGTTTTCTGATAAATGTTGTCGAACGCCAGGCGGTAGGCGCTGCCGTTGCGGCTGTCATTCCAGGAGAGAAGATAGCCATTGGTACGGCGATTCCACACGTGATGGCGGCGGGTCACTTCCGTGCCTTCACTGCTGACGACAAAATCGAAAGCCAGCTCGGTGGTTTTTTCCCAGTTTTGGATGCCACCCAGGGCGTTCATCACCTGCCGGGCCAGCTCACGCGCGTCGTCCGCCTGCGGTTGTGCGAGGCTGACCGGCGCGGCGGCTGACAGAGCCGCGGCGATTACCAAATGCAGCGCTGCTTTCGTCATCATGGGGTTTCCCTTGCATACGGTTCAACGGCGGCGCGCCCATGCCGGCTCACGGCCGCCGCGCCAGCATGATGCCGGCGATGACAGCGAGGGCACCGAAAGCCTGCGACAACGTCATGCGCTCGCCCAAAAACAGAACACCGGTGAGCACGGCCACCACCGGCACGAAGTTGGAGTAGATCGCCGTCTGGCTGGCGCCCAGGCGGGCGATGCTGTGATTCCAAATCACGTAGGAAAGTGCGATGGAAAAGATGCCGGAATAACACACGCCCAGCCAGCCGAGGCCATCGATGGCCAGCCAGTCCTGCCGACAGAGTGCCGGGCCACTCCAGAGCAGCATGGGCGCCGTCCCATACAGGTGCGACAACACCGTGAGCTTCAGCGGCGAGAAGCGCTGGAAGGTTGGTTGCGCCAGCACGGTATAGGCCGACCAGCACAGCACCGCCGCCAGCGTGAGCAAATCGCCCCGGAGGTTGCTGTTGGAGAACTCCAAACCCTGCTCGCCGCCACCGATGACACTGACGAGTCCGAGGAAAGCCAGGCCAACGCCGAGCATGGCTGGCAGGCGCATGCGTTCTCCGCCAGTGACATGGCTGGCCACCACCACCAGCGCGGGTGAGGCCGCGAGAATCATCGCCGAGTTGGCGGAAGTCGTGCGTGCGATGCCTTCGATGAAAAAAATCTGATAGAGCGTGATGCAGAGCAGGCTCAAGCCGGCAATCTGCGCGGCCTGCTGCCGGGGCACGCGCAAGTCGAGGCGGCGCCGACGCGCCAGCAGCAAGAGCAGGGCGCTGGAGAGCACAAAGCGCACAGCATTGAAAGCAAGCGGGGAGAACTGGCGCAGACTGGCTTTGATGATCGCGTAGTTCGTTCCCCAAATCATAATGACCAGCAACAGCAGCAGCTCCGTGGCATGGGCGGCGGAGTCGGAGCGGGCGATGGGCTGCGAAACGCGACCGCGCTCCGCCGTTAGCGAGTGTTTCACGCGGGTGGAACAGCTCCTTTCAAAAGCCGGCATAAACGCGGTAGCCGCAACGCCGGTTCTCGTGTTTGGGAGAGCAGCGGGCAATCACGAGGGTGCACATGCAGTCCGCGTCGTGCGCGGAGGAATCGTTGTGTCCGGAATTGCCGGGCAATATAACAATGGCCGGTGGTGGAGTCAAGGTTGGCAGCAGGTGCCTCTGAAAAAGTGCCGGCAGGCAATTTTGTGGCAAACAAATGCAAAGTCGCTGGAAGGCCGGGCCGCCAGCAACCCCGCGAGGTTTTCCTTTGTGGCTTGGTGACACCGCGCCCTGGCGTTTCGAAAAACAGCAACGGTTCAGTCCCCTAGTTGATCTGGCCCGGCTTGGCGTGGCATTCCTGCAGCTTTCGTGGTAATTGCCATGCCGCGCGTGGCAGTCATCAGAATGAAAATGAGTCGTGCCTTCAGGCACCGACCCTGAAGGGTCTACTACAAAAGTATTCGCAGCACAGACCTCCTGTCTGCCGGCAGGCCATTTCGTGGCAGCAGCTTTTTATGGCAAGGCACAGTTCGCCGCAGCCCCGGCGCTTTCACGATAGAAACAGGTGTTTTGCCTTTCTAAAAAAATTGGCAGCATTAGACAAGCATGCCGGCGCTATTCCGCACGCCACTGAGGGATTACCGGGCGGCGCAAATACGTCTTGCATTTGTAAGCGCGTGCGCTTATCTTGGCAGCACATTTGTGACGATATCGACCATGATTCTTTTGATGCAAAA
The window above is part of the candidate division KSB1 bacterium genome. Proteins encoded here:
- a CDS encoding alpha-amylase family glycosyl hydrolase, with translation MCRLRLPVLTAVLLLLLSPAGRAQSDSVDVFFYYKPTGNPSVVFLPGEFNNWGPNSSGVIAPNAPSRMTFNAAAGRWEKTVRLRVGGPASGGRVPGAYQYKFNENGTSSGWRSDPLNPRQNPSDFNNSILYVKSPTIHYLLPNAVAGVVKARLPRITAYIFPSRQHALDPASLRLEIDGTAYTNLESFYDPNNKLLSFTPATPLSNGRHTLKLSVRNTAGSLTTDSTTFEVLGDVVQILTQPATTRKASWRVRGEVYQPDGSLDHALSSGVLYQNELRWRVSMNAGKFDTTLALLEGDNSFRFEAAPGGVVHLSSPVLIKRLVDHRPVAVITFDTSRSDLRLQAFQSTDPDPGQAALLQFTWQEDADNPALLGVNGQSGAVVTVNRPRLPGEYFFTLTARDPDGNQDWSRQFVTVAPSGEITLNTARNNPAWVRQARIYIMFFKGLTAAGTIKAALPFLERIKALGFSVLWVLPVMDNAFPIDNRYGIGYNIVDFYNVAPEYGSNQDFKDFIVRAHELGLKVILDFTPNHSSRFHPFAEHARLHGIDSPYWPFYQHSNIPHNTNGLGQSADAFGFYYYSGFSEQLLNWDWSDLDARSYMLEVMQHWLLEFNLDGYRLDVYWGPHRRYGETLFDRPLRAALKKIKPDLLLLGEDDGTGPGTEVIYADRDGGVDAAYDFKLYFNQIRSFGFSATAVNNLHNELLNGEFYPGTNSHYFRFMETQDEDRITYRYDSFEKTMPMASVLFTAPGLPGIMQGQEVGYGKGLPGDEEDRVRRVVDFNFSGRALLLPHYQKLAHIRAQFPAFHQHKQDTNRDFNVNSSDEPDFIRVNTGDGLVYAFARPYPDHNGLTVVNFAAAQKSVTLDLTAANLLKFTGGLLAGGTYYLNDLYNDTQQTVSGAALAAVNVTLPASGTAIFVISKEAERVQLPPITSVVENPGGDWPAVFALSQNYPNPFNPATKIVYDLPQAGHVTIRIFDVLGREVVTLFDGWQPAGRHSLLWQGRDAAGHPAGSGIYLLRVEAGENMAVKKMLLAK
- a CDS encoding MGMT family protein translates to MPKSGPVSFTARVKQRLRKIPRGKVATYGQIAALAGRPRAARQVAWILHSSAEKERLPWHRVINRFGRIALPHLQGYERQRELLRREGVAFGRGEVIDLERFQWRPRPVRPRR
- a CDS encoding DMT family transporter, whose translation is MKHSLTAERGRVSQPIARSDSAAHATELLLLLVIMIWGTNYAIIKASLRQFSPLAFNAVRFVLSSALLLLLARRRRLDLRVPRQQAAQIAGLSLLCITLYQIFFIEGIARTTSANSAMILAASPALVVVASHVTGGERMRLPAMLGVGLAFLGLVSVIGGGEQGLEFSNSNLRGDLLTLAAVLCWSAYTVLAQPTFQRFSPLKLTVLSHLYGTAPMLLWSGPALCRQDWLAIDGLGWLGVCYSGIFSIALSYVIWNHSIARLGASQTAIYSNFVPVVAVLTGVLFLGERMTLSQAFGALAVIAGIMLARRP